From a single Aneurinibacillus sp. REN35 genomic region:
- a CDS encoding aminotransferase class I/II-fold pyridoxal phosphate-dependent enzyme, giving the protein MEKTMRKVSLLDLTAQYQDIKPEIKQAIDNVLESGNYIMGPYVKNFEAAVAEYCGTKHAIGVANGTDALLLTLDALGIGPGDEVITSPFTFFASAEVISQVGATPVFADIDPKTYNIDPAKLE; this is encoded by the coding sequence ATGGAAAAAACAATGAGAAAAGTATCTTTGCTGGATTTAACCGCTCAATATCAAGACATCAAGCCGGAAATTAAGCAAGCAATTGATAATGTGCTTGAAAGCGGCAACTACATTATGGGACCGTATGTGAAAAACTTTGAAGCGGCCGTAGCGGAATACTGTGGTACGAAGCATGCGATTGGTGTCGCCAATGGAACCGACGCGCTGCTTCTGACGCTTGATGCGCTCGGCATCGGACCGGGGGACGAAGTTATCACTTCTCCGTTTACGTTTTTCGCATCAGCGGAAGTCATCTCACAAGTAGGTGCCACACCGGTATTTGCCGATATTGATCCGAAGACATATAATATCGACCCCGCGAAGCTAGAAG